The following proteins are co-located in the Halarcobacter sp. genome:
- the rplP gene encoding 50S ribosomal protein L16, with the protein MLMPKRMKYRKYQKGRNRGKAHRGNSLAYGEFGIKALEHGRIDSRQIEAARIAMTRAIKRQGKVWIMVFPDKPLTAKPLETRMGKGKGAIDKWVMNIKPGRVCFEMAGVAEGLAKDALALAQHKLPFKTKIVSRESENELF; encoded by the coding sequence ATGTTAATGCCTAAAAGAATGAAATATAGAAAATACCAAAAAGGTAGAAACAGAGGTAAAGCGCATAGAGGTAACTCTTTAGCTTACGGTGAATTTGGTATTAAAGCTTTAGAGCACGGAAGAATTGATTCAAGACAAATCGAAGCTGCCAGAATTGCAATGACAAGAGCAATTAAAAGACAAGGTAAAGTTTGGATTATGGTATTCCCAGATAAACCACTTACTGCTAAACCACTTGAAACAAGAATGGGTAAAGGTAAAGGTGCTATCGATAAATGGGTTATGAACATTAAGCCAGGTAGAGTATGCTTCGAGATGGCAGGTGTTGCTGAAGGATTAGCAAAAGACGCTTTAGCTTTAGCACAACATAAGTTACCATTCAAAACTAAAATTGTAAGTAGAGAAAGTGAAAATGAATTATTCTGA
- the rplN gene encoding 50S ribosomal protein L14 gives MIQSFTRLNVADNTGAKEIMCIKVLGGSKRRYASVGDIIVASVKKALPTGKVKKGAVVKAVVVRTHKEVQRENGSLIRFDDNAAVILDGKKDPIGTRIFGPVAREVRYAGFMKIVSLAPEVL, from the coding sequence ATGATTCAAAGTTTTACTAGATTAAATGTAGCTGATAACACTGGTGCAAAAGAGATCATGTGTATTAAAGTTTTAGGTGGATCTAAAAGAAGATATGCATCTGTTGGTGATATTATTGTAGCTTCTGTTAAAAAAGCATTACCAACTGGAAAAGTTAAAAAAGGTGCTGTTGTTAAAGCTGTTGTTGTAAGAACACACAAAGAAGTTCAAAGAGAAAACGGATCTTTAATTAGATTTGATGACAATGCTGCAGTTATCCTTGATGGTAAAAAAGATCCAATTGGAACAAGAATCTTTGGACCTGTAGCTAGAGAAGTTAGATACGCAGGTTTCATGAAAATTGTTTCACTTGCTCCGGAGGTACTATAA
- the rpsE gene encoding 30S ribosomal protein S5, translating to MAAVNREDFQEAIVKIGRVTKVVKGGRRFRFTALVVVGDKNGTVGFGTGKAKEVPDAIKKALDDAFKSLVKVNIHGTTIAHDIEHKYNSSKILLKPASEGTGLIAGGAARPVLELSGVKDIIAKSLGSNNPNNLVQATVEALARIKG from the coding sequence ATGGCAGCAGTAAATAGAGAAGATTTTCAAGAAGCAATCGTTAAAATCGGAAGAGTAACAAAAGTTGTAAAGGGTGGTAGAAGATTCAGATTTACAGCTTTAGTTGTTGTTGGAGATAAAAACGGTACAGTTGGATTTGGTACAGGAAAAGCAAAAGAGGTTCCTGATGCAATTAAAAAAGCATTAGATGATGCATTTAAATCTTTAGTAAAAGTTAACATTCATGGTACAACAATTGCACATGATATTGAACATAAATATAATTCAAGTAAAATTTTACTAAAACCAGCATCAGAAGGTACAGGGCTTATCGCAGGTGGTGCGGCAAGACCAGTTCTTGAGCTTTCTGGAGTTAAAGATATTATTGCAAAATCTTTAGGTTCAAATAATCCAAACAACCTTGTACAAGCTACAGTTGAAGCATTAGCAAGAATTAAAGGATAA
- the rplV gene encoding 50S ribosomal protein L22 → MGKAVLKFIRLSPTKARLIAREVQGMNAEYAIASLEFTPNKAAGVISKVIASAVANAGLEPEDAVITSARVDKGPVLKRYTPRARGSASPKHKPTAHIMIEVAAAEKGDK, encoded by the coding sequence ATGGGAAAAGCAGTATTAAAATTTATTAGACTTTCTCCAACTAAAGCTAGACTTATCGCTAGAGAAGTACAAGGAATGAATGCTGAGTATGCAATTGCATCATTAGAATTTACTCCTAATAAAGCGGCTGGTGTTATTTCAAAAGTTATCGCTTCAGCTGTAGCAAATGCTGGTTTAGAACCAGAAGACGCAGTTATTACAAGTGCAAGAGTTGATAAAGGTCCTGTACTTAAAAGATATACACCTAGAGCAAGAGGTAGTGCATCACCAAAACATAAACCAACTGCACACATTATGATTGAAGTAGCGGCTGCTGAAAAAGGAGACAAGTAA
- the rplX gene encoding 50S ribosomal protein L24: protein MAVKLKIKKGDTVKIIAGDDKGKTGEVLAVIPSTRQVIVKDCKVAKKTVKPDQEKNPEGGFVNKEMPIDISNVAKVEGE, encoded by the coding sequence ATGGCTGTTAAGTTAAAAATCAAAAAAGGTGATACTGTAAAAATTATCGCTGGTGATGACAAAGGTAAAACTGGTGAAGTTTTAGCTGTTATCCCTTCAACAAGACAAGTAATTGTTAAAGATTGTAAAGTAGCTAAAAAAACAGTTAAACCTGATCAAGAGAAAAACCCAGAAGGTGGTTTTGTAAACAAAGAGATGCCTATTGATATCTCAAATGTAGCAAAAGTAGAAGGTGAGTAA
- the rpmC gene encoding 50S ribosomal protein L29, which translates to MNYSDLKEKSLQELNELLKEKKVLLFELKAKLKTMQLTNTSELRACKKEIAQIQTAITAAKAN; encoded by the coding sequence ATGAATTATTCTGATTTAAAAGAGAAAAGCTTACAAGAGCTAAATGAGTTATTAAAAGAGAAAAAGGTGCTTCTTTTTGAATTAAAAGCTAAGCTAAAAACTATGCAGTTAACTAATACTTCTGAATTAAGAGCGTGCAAAAAAGAGATTGCACAAATTCAAACAGCTATAACTGCTGCAAAAGCTAACTAA
- the rplF gene encoding 50S ribosomal protein L6, with translation MSRIGKKPIAIPSGVEVAVDGTVVTVKKGNKAIPVETHGRVGVKVEDNNVVLDRIGEDKESSAFWGTYRALINNAVTGLSEGFTKSLEINGVGYRAAVKGKVLELQLGYSHPINYDIPEGLEISVEKNIIHVKGADKQQVGQAAAIIRGFRKPEPYKGKGVKYTDEHIVRKAGKTAKK, from the coding sequence ATGTCTAGAATTGGAAAAAAACCTATCGCAATTCCATCAGGTGTAGAAGTTGCAGTTGATGGTACAGTAGTAACAGTTAAAAAAGGGAATAAAGCTATTCCAGTAGAAACTCATGGAAGAGTTGGTGTTAAAGTTGAAGACAATAATGTTGTTTTAGACAGAATTGGTGAAGATAAAGAATCTTCAGCTTTCTGGGGAACATATAGAGCTTTAATTAATAATGCTGTAACTGGTTTATCAGAAGGATTTACTAAATCTTTAGAAATTAACGGTGTTGGTTATAGAGCAGCTGTTAAAGGGAAAGTATTAGAGTTACAATTAGGTTATTCACACCCTATTAACTATGATATCCCAGAGGGATTAGAAATTTCTGTAGAGAAAAACATTATTCATGTTAAAGGTGCTGACAAACAACAAGTTGGTCAAGCTGCTGCAATTATTAGAGGCTTTAGAAAACCTGAACCGTATAAAGGTAAAGGTGTTAAATATACTGACGAGCATATCGTTAGAAAAGCTGGTAAAACTGCTAAGAAATAA
- the map gene encoding type I methionyl aminopeptidase produces the protein MAIPLRKPNEIEKLRAASQAVAKTLNHLEQNVKAGMTLKEVNQMGEDFMANLGVRPSFKGLYGFPAGVCTSLNEVIIHGIPNDTVLKEGDILGLDIGSEIDGWYGDAAITMPIGKISKEDEELIACAKDSLYHAISIIKEGMRFKELSLEIEKFIVDRGYEPLVKFCGHGIGKKPHGEPEIPNYLESGNAKSGPKIKNGMVFCIEPMICQKEREPVILENDWDVVSSDGLRGSHYEHTVAVVGGKAVILSQVEE, from the coding sequence ATGGCTATTCCTTTAAGAAAACCAAATGAAATCGAAAAACTTCGCGCTGCTTCTCAAGCAGTTGCGAAGACTTTAAATCATCTAGAACAAAATGTTAAAGCAGGTATGACTTTAAAAGAAGTTAACCAAATGGGTGAAGACTTTATGGCAAACCTTGGTGTTAGACCATCTTTTAAAGGTTTATATGGATTCCCTGCTGGTGTTTGTACTTCTTTAAATGAAGTTATCATTCATGGTATACCAAATGATACTGTATTAAAAGAGGGTGATATTTTAGGTCTAGATATTGGAAGTGAAATCGATGGCTGGTATGGTGATGCAGCAATTACTATGCCTATAGGAAAGATATCAAAAGAAGATGAAGAATTAATTGCTTGTGCAAAAGACTCTTTATATCATGCTATTAGTATTATAAAAGAGGGTATGAGATTTAAAGAACTATCTTTAGAGATTGAAAAATTTATTGTAGACAGAGGTTATGAACCTTTAGTTAAATTTTGTGGTCATGGTATAGGAAAAAAACCTCATGGTGAACCAGAAATTCCAAATTATTTAGAATCAGGAAATGCAAAGTCAGGACCTAAGATTAAGAATGGTATGGTTTTTTGTATTGAACCTATGATTTGTCAAAAAGAGAGAGAACCAGTTATTTTAGAAAATGATTGGGATGTTGTTTCTTCAGATGGATTAAGAGGTAGTCATTATGAGCATACTGTTGCTGTAGTCGGTGGAAAAGCAGTTATTTTAAGTCAAGTAGAAGAGTAG
- the rpsS gene encoding 30S ribosomal protein S19, producing the protein MARSIKKGPFVDAHLMKKVIKAVEANDKKPIKTWSRRSMVLPDMIGLTFNVHNGRNFVPVLITENHVGYKLGEFAPTRTFKGHKGSVQRKV; encoded by the coding sequence ATGGCAAGATCAATAAAAAAAGGTCCATTTGTAGACGCACACTTAATGAAAAAAGTTATCAAAGCTGTTGAAGCTAACGATAAAAAACCAATTAAAACATGGTCAAGAAGATCAATGGTTTTACCTGATATGATTGGTTTAACATTTAATGTGCATAATGGTAGAAACTTTGTACCAGTTTTAATTACAGAAAACCACGTTGGTTACAAATTAGGTGAATTTGCTCCAACTAGAACATTTAAAGGGCACAAAGGTTCTGTGCAAAGAAAGGTGTAA
- the rplB gene encoding 50S ribosomal protein L2: MAIKKFRPITPARRFMSVMDTSDITSKPTVRSLLVKVKANAGRNNNGRITSRHKEAGAKKLYRIIDFKRDKFGVEGTVSTIEYDPYRNCRICLVTYLDGDKRYIIQPSGLKVGAKVQAAESGLDILPGNAMRLQSIPVGTMVHNVELKPGKGAQFARSAGAYAQIMGREGKYIILRMPSGEMRKILGVCMATIGVVGNEDFTNMVVGKAGRTRHLGIRPQTRGSAMNPIDHPHGGGEGKTNSGRHPVTPWGMPTKGYKTRKKKASDKLIISRRKK, from the coding sequence ATGGCAATTAAAAAATTTAGACCAATAACTCCTGCTAGAAGATTTATGTCTGTTATGGACACTTCTGATATTACTTCTAAACCAACAGTTAGATCTTTACTTGTAAAAGTTAAAGCAAATGCTGGTAGAAATAATAACGGTAGAATTACTTCAAGACACAAAGAAGCAGGTGCTAAAAAATTATATAGAATTATTGATTTCAAAAGAGATAAGTTTGGTGTAGAAGGTACAGTATCAACTATTGAATACGATCCATACAGAAATTGTAGAATTTGTTTAGTTACTTATTTAGATGGAGATAAAAGATATATTATTCAACCATCTGGATTAAAAGTTGGAGCAAAAGTTCAAGCTGCTGAATCAGGACTTGATATTTTACCAGGTAATGCAATGAGACTTCAATCTATTCCTGTAGGTACTATGGTTCATAATGTTGAACTTAAACCTGGAAAAGGTGCACAATTTGCAAGATCTGCTGGTGCATATGCTCAAATCATGGGTAGAGAAGGTAAATATATTATCTTAAGAATGCCTTCAGGTGAAATGAGAAAAATTTTAGGTGTTTGTATGGCAACAATTGGTGTTGTTGGAAATGAAGATTTCACAAACATGGTAGTAGGTAAAGCTGGTAGAACTAGACACCTTGGTATTAGACCACAAACTAGAGGTTCTGCAATGAACCCAATTGATCACCCGCATGGTGGTGGTGAAGGTAAAACTAACTCAGGAAGACATCCAGTTACTCCTTGGGGTATGCCAACTAAAGGTTATAAAACTAGAAAGAAAAAAGCTAGTGACAAATTAATCATTTCAAGAAGAAAGAAGTAA
- the rpsQ gene encoding 30S ribosomal protein S17, with protein MNTHKREIQGVVVKKAGDKTASVLVTRYVLHPKYHKTVKRFKKYLVHDERNELNEGDTVIAVECRPLSKTKSFRLKKIVATGVK; from the coding sequence ATGAATACACATAAAAGAGAGATTCAAGGTGTAGTGGTAAAAAAAGCTGGAGATAAAACAGCATCTGTATTAGTTACAAGATATGTTTTACACCCAAAATACCACAAGACTGTAAAGAGATTTAAAAAATACTTAGTTCATGATGAAAGAAACGAATTAAATGAAGGTGACACTGTAATTGCTGTTGAGTGTAGACCTTTATCAAAAACAAAATCTTTTAGATTGAAAAAAATTGTAGCTACAGGAGTTAAATAA
- the rpsC gene encoding 30S ribosomal protein S3: MGQKVNPIGLRLGINRNWESRWFPKFSNMPANVAEDDKIRKYVKKELYYAGVAQTIVERTAKKVRVTIVAARPGIIIGKKGADVEKLKNNLSALVGKEIAVNIKEERKPQLSGQLSAENVAQQLERRVAFRRAMKRVMQNALKSGAKGIKVSVSGRLGGAEMARTEWYLEGRVPLHTLRARIDYGFAEAHTTYGCIGIKVWIFKGEVLAKGIPTEKDTASKPQKRRPSKRRGK; encoded by the coding sequence ATGGGTCAAAAAGTTAATCCAATAGGTTTAAGATTAGGTATCAATAGAAACTGGGAATCTAGATGGTTTCCTAAATTTTCAAACATGCCTGCTAACGTTGCTGAAGATGATAAAATCAGAAAATACGTTAAAAAAGAGTTATACTACGCTGGTGTTGCTCAAACAATCGTAGAAAGAACTGCAAAAAAAGTTAGAGTTACAATTGTAGCTGCTAGACCTGGTATCATTATTGGTAAAAAAGGTGCAGACGTAGAAAAACTAAAAAACAATCTTTCTGCTTTAGTTGGTAAAGAGATTGCAGTTAACATTAAAGAAGAGAGAAAACCACAACTTTCTGGTCAACTTTCTGCTGAAAATGTTGCACAACAATTAGAAAGAAGAGTTGCATTTAGAAGAGCTATGAAAAGAGTTATGCAAAATGCTCTTAAATCTGGTGCAAAAGGTATCAAAGTTTCTGTTTCTGGTAGACTTGGTGGAGCTGAAATGGCTAGAACTGAGTGGTACTTAGAGGGTAGAGTTCCTTTACATACTTTAAGAGCTAGAATTGATTATGGTTTTGCAGAAGCTCATACAACTTATGGTTGTATTGGTATTAAAGTTTGGATCTTCAAAGGTGAGGTACTTGCTAAAGGTATTCCTACTGAAAAAGATACTGCTTCTAAACCGCAAAAAAGAAGACCATCTAAAAGAAGAGGTAAGTAA
- a CDS encoding type Z 30S ribosomal protein S14: MAKKSMIAKQKRTPKFSSRAYTRCSVCGRPHSVYRDFGLCRVCLRKMANEGLLPGVKKSSW; encoded by the coding sequence ATGGCAAAGAAATCTATGATTGCTAAACAAAAGAGAACTCCTAAGTTCTCTTCAAGAGCATATACAAGATGTTCAGTTTGTGGTAGACCACATTCAGTATACAGAGATTTTGGTCTTTGTAGAGTTTGTTTAAGAAAAATGGCTAACGAGGGATTACTTCCTGGCGTTAAAAAATCTAGTTGGTAG
- the secY gene encoding preprotein translocase subunit SecY, whose product MSKDLINKILITLGFILLYRLLAYVPVPGVNIDVVKEFFDSNANNALGLVNMFSGNAVERLSIISLGIMPYITASIIMELLAATFPALGKMKKERDGMQKYMQIIRYATIVITLIQSVGVSMGLNSLTGQSGESAISIDMNTFVAVSSISMLTGTMLLMWIGEQITQKGIGNGISLIIFAGIVSAIPGAIGGTVDLVNNGQMNFLTVIAILVIVLATVGAIIYVELGERRVPVSYSRKVMMQNQNKRVMNYIPIKVNLSGVIPAIFASAILMFPATVLQGSQNKILLAVADFLSPTSYTFNFLMFLFVVFFAFFYASITFNAKDISENLKKQGGFIPGVRPGESTANFLNDVASKLTLWGAVYLGLISTVPWLLVKAMGVPFYFGGVAVLIVVQVAIDTMRKIEAQQYMNKYQTLSAVGL is encoded by the coding sequence ATGAGTAAAGATCTAATAAATAAGATTCTTATTACATTAGGCTTTATTCTTCTTTACAGGTTACTGGCTTATGTGCCAGTACCTGGAGTAAATATTGATGTAGTTAAAGAATTCTTCGATTCAAATGCAAATAATGCATTAGGTCTTGTGAACATGTTTAGTGGTAATGCAGTTGAAAGACTGTCTATTATCTCACTAGGTATTATGCCTTACATTACAGCTTCTATTATTATGGAGCTTCTAGCAGCAACTTTTCCCGCACTTGGTAAAATGAAAAAAGAGAGAGATGGTATGCAAAAATATATGCAAATCATCAGATATGCAACTATTGTAATTACATTAATTCAATCTGTAGGTGTATCTATGGGTCTAAATTCATTAACAGGTCAAAGTGGAGAAAGCGCAATATCTATTGATATGAACACATTTGTAGCTGTTTCTTCAATTTCTATGTTAACTGGTACAATGCTTCTTATGTGGATTGGTGAACAAATCACACAAAAAGGTATTGGTAATGGTATTTCACTTATTATCTTTGCAGGTATTGTTTCGGCGATTCCAGGTGCAATTGGTGGTACTGTAGATTTAGTTAATAATGGACAAATGAACTTCTTAACTGTAATAGCTATTTTAGTAATTGTATTAGCAACTGTTGGTGCAATTATATATGTTGAGCTAGGTGAAAGAAGAGTTCCAGTTTCATACTCTAGAAAAGTTATGATGCAAAATCAAAACAAAAGAGTTATGAATTACATTCCAATTAAAGTAAACTTGTCAGGGGTTATTCCTGCAATTTTTGCATCAGCTATTTTAATGTTCCCAGCTACTGTTTTACAAGGTAGTCAAAATAAAATTTTACTTGCAGTTGCAGACTTTTTAAGTCCAACTTCATATACATTTAATTTTTTAATGTTCCTTTTTGTAGTTTTCTTTGCATTCTTTTATGCATCAATTACTTTTAATGCAAAAGATATTTCAGAAAACTTAAAGAAACAAGGTGGATTTATTCCAGGAGTTAGACCTGGTGAATCAACTGCAAATTTCTTAAATGATGTAGCAAGTAAACTTACACTTTGGGGAGCTGTTTATTTAGGACTTATTTCAACTGTGCCTTGGCTTTTAGTAAAAGCTATGGGAGTACCATTCTATTTTGGTGGTGTAGCAGTTCTTATCGTTGTTCAAGTTGCAATTGATACAATGAGAAAAATTGAAGCACAACAATATATGAATAAGTATCAAACACTTAGTGCGGTTGGGCTATAA
- the rplE gene encoding 50S ribosomal protein L5, with protein MAARLLERYNAEIKPTLETEFPKNKMLTAKLDKVVISVGAGEAMKDSKLMQNIQDTISLISGQRAVQVIAKKSVAGFKVREGSPVGVKVTLRGERMYEFLDKLCSIALPRVKDFRGLNRNGFDGRGNFNFGLDEQLMFPEVVYDNIIKTHGMNISISTSADNDQEAYRLLELVGVPFTKGRA; from the coding sequence ATGGCAGCAAGATTATTAGAAAGATATAATGCAGAAATCAAACCAACTTTAGAAACTGAGTTTCCTAAAAACAAGATGTTAACTGCTAAGTTAGATAAAGTAGTTATCTCTGTTGGTGCAGGTGAAGCTATGAAAGATAGTAAATTAATGCAAAACATTCAAGATACTATCTCTTTAATCTCTGGTCAAAGAGCAGTTCAAGTTATTGCTAAAAAATCAGTTGCTGGTTTTAAAGTAAGAGAAGGTTCTCCTGTAGGTGTTAAAGTTACTCTTAGAGGTGAAAGAATGTATGAATTTTTAGATAAATTATGTTCTATCGCATTACCAAGAGTAAAAGACTTTAGAGGTTTAAATAGAAACGGTTTTGATGGTAGAGGTAACTTCAACTTTGGTTTAGATGAGCAATTAATGTTCCCAGAAGTTGTGTATGATAACATTATCAAAACACATGGTATGAATATTTCAATTTCAACATCTGCTGATAACGATCAAGAAGCTTACAGATTATTAGAGCTTGTTGGAGTTCCATTTACTAAAGGAAGAGCGTAA
- the infA gene encoding translation initiation factor IF-1 produces the protein MAKDDVIVIDGKVIEALPNAMFRVELDNGHVVLCHISGKMRMHYIKILPGDKVKVEITPYSLDKGRITHRYK, from the coding sequence GTGGCAAAAGATGATGTAATAGTAATTGATGGTAAAGTTATTGAAGCTTTACCAAATGCTATGTTTAGAGTTGAATTGGATAACGGTCATGTGGTTTTATGTCATATTTCTGGTAAAATGAGAATGCACTATATTAAAATTTTACCTGGTGATAAAGTGAAAGTTGAAATTACACCTTATTCACTTGATAAAGGTAGAATCACACATAGATATAAATAA
- the rpsH gene encoding 30S ribosomal protein S8, with product MMNDIIADALTRIRNAAMRKLEVATLLHSNTVVGILSVLEQKGYIDGFKEIEGENNKKTVQVTLKYDDNDRSVINELTRISTPGRRVYKSASEIKSFKNGYGTIIVSTNKGVIANDEAFAANVGGEVLCTVW from the coding sequence ATGATGAATGATATAATCGCAGATGCTTTAACTAGAATTAGAAATGCTGCAATGAGAAAATTAGAAGTTGCAACATTATTACATTCTAATACAGTAGTTGGAATTTTAAGTGTACTTGAGCAAAAAGGGTATATTGACGGATTCAAAGAAATTGAAGGTGAGAACAATAAAAAAACTGTTCAAGTTACTTTAAAATATGATGACAACGATAGATCTGTTATCAATGAATTAACAAGAATTTCAACTCCAGGAAGAAGAGTTTATAAAAGCGCTTCTGAAATTAAAAGTTTCAAAAACGGATATGGTACAATCATTGTTTCTACAAACAAGGGTGTAATTGCAAATGATGAAGCTTTCGCTGCTAATGTTGGTGGTGAAGTTTTATGTACTGTATGGTAG
- the rplR gene encoding 50S ribosomal protein L18, giving the protein MSRAKDIAKKNSLRAIRKKRVRGNIAKGTAQTPRVTVFKSNKYLSAQAIDDVAGVTLAAVNSKALELSVNRENAVKVGAAFAESLKAAGIETVVFDRNGYLYHGVVAAFADALRDNGIKL; this is encoded by the coding sequence ATGAGTAGAGCAAAAGATATAGCAAAAAAGAACTCTTTAAGAGCAATCAGAAAAAAAAGAGTTAGAGGAAATATAGCTAAAGGTACTGCACAAACACCTAGAGTAACTGTATTTAAATCAAACAAATATTTAAGTGCACAAGCAATTGATGATGTTGCAGGTGTTACATTAGCAGCAGTTAATTCTAAAGCTTTAGAGTTAAGCGTTAATAGAGAAAATGCAGTTAAAGTTGGAGCAGCATTCGCTGAGAGCTTAAAAGCTGCTGGAATCGAAACAGTAGTATTTGATAGAAATGGATACCTTTATCATGGTGTTGTTGCAGCATTCGCTGATGCACTTAGAGATAATGGTATTAAATTATAA
- the rplO gene encoding 50S ribosomal protein L15 — MALDNLQPADGSTKNVKRVGRGQGSGMGKTSTRGQKGQKSRSGYKIKRGFEGGQQPLQKRLPKIGFFSRVSKPYSINVDKVKQVAALEEITVETIKSVYKLSKRVTKVKLVGSAAKDLASKIKDENVTTTGK, encoded by the coding sequence ATGGCATTAGATAATTTACAACCAGCAGATGGTAGTACAAAAAATGTTAAAAGAGTAGGTAGAGGTCAAGGTTCAGGTATGGGTAAGACTTCTACTAGAGGTCAAAAAGGTCAAAAATCTAGATCTGGATATAAAATTAAAAGAGGTTTTGAGGGTGGTCAACAACCATTACAAAAAAGACTTCCAAAAATTGGATTCTTTTCTAGAGTATCTAAACCTTACTCTATCAATGTAGATAAAGTAAAACAAGTGGCAGCACTTGAAGAAATTACAGTTGAAACAATTAAGTCTGTATATAAACTTTCTAAAAGAGTTACAAAAGTCAAATTAGTTGGTTCAGCTGCTAAAGATTTAGCATCTAAAATTAAAGACGAAAACGTAACAACTACTGGAAAATAA